A genomic segment from Candidatus Bathyarchaeota archaeon encodes:
- a CDS encoding nucleotidyltransferase domain-containing protein, with protein sequence MSIRYYRVSAEKVLETLRQIFASMPEVKIAVLFGSLRRRELVRDVDIGVYLDPKPNLKEFIGLANMLEDALGIPVDLVPLDRAPPKLRLKALSEGEKIVVRDRKLYAFMISEALSETMDIDIKLREERMLTSKSR encoded by the coding sequence TTGAGCATAAGATACTACCGGGTCTCGGCGGAGAAGGTATTGGAAACTTTGAGGCAGATATTCGCCTCCATGCCTGAGGTGAAGATAGCTGTGTTATTCGGCTCCTTGAGAAGAAGGGAGCTGGTTAGGGATGTAGATATCGGGGTCTATCTCGACCCTAAACCAAACTTGAAGGAGTTCATCGGATTGGCTAATATGCTTGAGGACGCCCTTGGAATTCCCGTAGACCTAGTTCCCTTAGATAGAGCACCGCCGAAGCTGAGACTCAAAGCCCTATCAGAGGGAGAGAAGATAGTCGTTAGAGACAGGAAACTCTACGCATTCATGATAAGTGAAGCCCTCTCGGAGACGATGGATATAGACATAAAGCTTAGGGAGGAGCGTATGCTAACGTCTAAGAGTCGATAA
- a CDS encoding DUF86 domain-containing protein — protein sequence MGLRNLLVHRYWTIDDGKVYENIKSDFKCVEELLKKVEEEFLS from the coding sequence GTGGGTTTACGCAACCTTCTTGTTCACCGTTATTGGACGATCGATGATGGAAAAGTCTATGAGAATATAAAAAGCGATTTTAAGTGCGTCGAAGAACTTCTTAAGAAAGTGGAGGAGGAATTCCTCAGTTGA
- a CDS encoding winged helix-turn-helix transcriptional regulator, protein MDLDEVDRKLILHLVKDGRATLKELSDVIGYTSMGVKKRLNRLLKQEFLRVSANVNLDKMNWVSALIFMEVVDKDSMYSILNRFRECPRIVWFFPALGGYNLIAFIVAEDYQTLHCISSEGCSMRGLNGVRRIEFYPISSILYEPFIPLRLNLAYRNLDKPPCGIECLPCRSYIEGKCVGCPATKFYRYRWGLGKRSRRARTRGV, encoded by the coding sequence ATGGACTTGGACGAGGTCGATAGGAAGCTTATATTACACTTAGTTAAAGATGGTAGAGCTACGCTCAAAGAACTCAGCGACGTAATAGGTTACACATCTATGGGTGTCAAGAAGAGACTTAACAGACTTCTTAAACAGGAGTTCCTCAGAGTTTCAGCTAATGTAAACTTAGATAAGATGAACTGGGTTTCTGCGCTTATTTTCATGGAGGTCGTGGATAAGGATTCTATGTACTCCATTTTAAACCGTTTCAGAGAGTGTCCAAGGATTGTTTGGTTCTTCCCAGCCCTAGGTGGCTATAACCTGATAGCCTTTATCGTAGCTGAGGATTATCAAACACTGCATTGTATATCGAGTGAGGGTTGCTCTATGAGAGGGCTCAACGGTGTTAGACGTATCGAGTTTTACCCGATTAGTAGCATCCTTTATGAACCGTTTATACCCTTGAGGCTCAACCTAGCTTATAGGAATCTTGATAAACCCCCTTGTGGTATCGAATGTCTACCTTGTAGAAGCTATATTGAAGGTAAATGTGTAGGCTGTCCTGCTACGAAGTTCTACCGCTATAGATGGGGTCTCGGTAAGCGTTCTCGAAGGGCTAGAACTCGTGGGGTCTGA
- a CDS encoding NifB/NifX family molybdenum-iron cluster-binding protein, giving the protein MVRIAIPSDSGDGLDSYVAEHFGRAPYYVLVDIEDGRIAYVKVEKNPAISHIPGVVPRYLKDRGVDVVIAMGMGPRAIDLFNKFGIKVVTGAQGKVRDIVEAYLEGRLVSRPYQPKFRPHEF; this is encoded by the coding sequence ATGGTTAGGATAGCTATACCCTCCGATAGCGGAGACGGGTTAGACTCATACGTAGCCGAGCACTTCGGAAGAGCACCGTACTACGTTTTAGTAGACATCGAAGATGGCCGAATAGCCTATGTCAAGGTCGAAAAGAACCCTGCTATAAGTCACATCCCCGGCGTCGTACCCCGATATCTCAAAGACCGAGGAGTAGACGTGGTTATAGCCATGGGTATGGGTCCTAGGGCCATAGATTTGTTCAACAAGTTCGGCATAAAAGTCGTGACAGGTGCCCAAGGTAAGGTGAGAGACATAGTAGAAGCCTACCTAGAGGGGAGGCTCGTAAGCAGACCCTATCAGCCCAAATTCAGACCCCACGAGTTCTAG
- the purF gene encoding amidophosphoribosyltransferase — MAPREACAVFSAYSRSADADVSGLIFGGLLALQHRGQESAGMTVLKNNRLLTFKGVGLVLQVFDRNVLKELRSPRGIGHVRYSTYGASAFRNAQPIEFNSKPRFALCFNGTIVNYDELRTELKGKGYRFETTSDSEVIGYLVSDGLKHNSTLVEAIRYAMDKLEGAYSVTLLSEDGSMAVFRDPYGFRPLCMGYMKDLDAYVFSSETAGLDAVNASFIEDVQPGSIKLVEDGKVRSMKVSESRHAHCMFEWVYFARQDSAIEGIDVFEVRWRLGEKLAELNPVDVDYVVPVPETSRVAALGYSARSGIPIMEGFGVNRYALRTFIMPANRGYFARLKLNPLKRVLKGKRIVLIDDSIVRGTTSRTIVSMLKKAGVKEVHLKITCPPLIAPCYMGVDFPTFEELIAHGRSVENIRRAIGADSLTYMTVEGLVEAIGLPRDELCLACLTGVYPEGIRPRFKSREVIKR; from the coding sequence GTGGCTCCAAGGGAGGCCTGCGCGGTATTTTCAGCGTACTCTAGGTCGGCCGATGCGGATGTCTCAGGCCTGATATTCGGCGGTCTCCTAGCCCTACAGCATAGGGGTCAGGAGTCGGCCGGCATGACCGTTTTAAAGAATAATAGGCTTCTAACGTTCAAGGGAGTGGGGCTTGTGCTTCAAGTATTCGACCGAAATGTCCTGAAGGAGCTGAGGTCGCCTAGAGGCATCGGACATGTAAGGTACTCGACCTACGGAGCTTCTGCCTTCAGAAACGCTCAACCCATAGAGTTCAACTCTAAGCCAAGGTTCGCCTTATGCTTCAACGGCACTATAGTGAACTACGACGAACTCAGGACGGAGCTTAAAGGTAAGGGCTATCGGTTCGAGACGACTTCTGACTCAGAGGTTATAGGATATCTGGTCTCGGACGGTCTAAAGCACAATTCCACGCTTGTCGAGGCCATACGGTATGCGATGGATAAGCTCGAGGGAGCATACTCGGTGACTCTGTTATCCGAAGACGGTTCGATGGCTGTCTTCAGAGACCCCTACGGGTTCAGACCGCTGTGCATGGGATACATGAAGGACCTAGACGCCTATGTATTCTCATCCGAAACCGCCGGTCTAGACGCGGTAAACGCCTCGTTCATCGAAGACGTTCAACCAGGCTCGATAAAGCTCGTGGAAGATGGAAAAGTTAGAAGCATGAAGGTATCAGAAAGTAGACACGCCCACTGCATGTTCGAATGGGTCTACTTTGCGCGTCAAGACTCCGCGATAGAAGGCATAGACGTTTTCGAGGTCCGGTGGAGACTTGGCGAAAAGCTTGCTGAGCTCAACCCCGTCGACGTAGACTACGTGGTCCCCGTCCCCGAGACCAGTAGGGTCGCGGCCTTAGGGTATTCGGCTAGGTCTGGTATACCGATCATGGAGGGCTTCGGGGTCAACAGGTACGCCCTTAGGACGTTCATAATGCCTGCGAACAGAGGCTACTTTGCGAGGCTTAAACTCAACCCTCTCAAAAGGGTTTTGAAAGGTAAGCGTATAGTGCTCATAGACGATAGCATAGTGAGGGGGACGACGTCGAGAACCATAGTTTCGATGCTTAAGAAAGCAGGTGTAAAGGAGGTTCACCTCAAGATAACCTGTCCACCTCTGATAGCGCCGTGCTATATGGGTGTGGACTTCCCGACGTTCGAGGAGCTGATCGCCCACGGTAGGAGTGTAGAGAATATCCGAAGGGCCATAGGTGCCGATAGCTTAACGTATATGACGGTTGAAGGGTTGGTAGAAGCCATAGGCCTCCCTAGGGATGAGTTGTGTCTAGCCTGCTTGACAGGCGTATATCCCGAGGGTATACGACCCAGGTTTAAGAGTAGAGAGGTGATCAAGAGGTGA
- a CDS encoding amidophosphoribosyltransferase, with product MSGLIGIFAFDELWSIARFIYYGLMGLQHRGQESAGITTVKDGRFYTRVCKGLVEEAFKEDTLKRLPGHIGCGGVSMDPAVSQPIVLEDRGKSLALTFSGGLLEGDLKDFGLALLRELSKSDPEQAALTVMERFKGGYSFLALTNDGHIVAGRDPMGVKPLCVGGLGFDLAVFASESSALDVVGADLSREVEPGEVMSVEMFSIKRASTGYSRRAYCSFEYVYYARPDSVMNGIHVYEVRRRIGLLLAKENPVEADVVIGVPETAIPFAMAYSQATGIPVEMGFMRTGRSVRTAIKPTQFERLVGVQLKLNPIRAAVKGKRVVLIDDSVVRGTTLRNTVYLLRKRGAKEVHVRIGSPAIVARCPYGTAVPPEDELIGRALKPDEIAQVIGADSFSYLSVDGLTEAIGLSKNSLCLGCFTGEYPV from the coding sequence GTGAGCGGTTTAATCGGTATATTCGCCTTCGACGAGCTATGGTCTATAGCCAGGTTCATATATTACGGGCTTATGGGGCTACAGCATAGGGGTCAGGAGTCGGCCGGCATAACGACCGTCAAAGATGGGAGGTTTTACACAAGAGTCTGTAAGGGACTTGTCGAGGAAGCGTTTAAGGAGGATACTTTGAAAAGGCTTCCAGGTCATATAGGATGCGGCGGGGTTTCGATGGACCCCGCGGTTTCTCAGCCCATAGTCTTAGAGGACCGTGGCAAAAGCTTGGCGTTAACCTTCTCAGGAGGGCTTCTAGAAGGTGATTTGAAAGACTTCGGGTTAGCACTTCTCAGAGAGCTCTCTAAAAGCGACCCGGAGCAGGCGGCTTTGACCGTTATGGAGCGTTTCAAGGGTGGATACAGCTTCCTAGCCTTGACGAACGACGGCCACATCGTAGCCGGTAGAGACCCGATGGGTGTAAAGCCTCTATGCGTAGGTGGGTTAGGCTTCGACTTGGCGGTTTTCGCATCAGAGTCGTCGGCCCTAGACGTGGTCGGAGCCGACCTATCTAGAGAGGTGGAACCGGGCGAGGTCATGTCCGTTGAGATGTTCAGCATAAAAAGGGCTTCTACAGGCTATAGTAGACGCGCCTACTGTAGCTTCGAATACGTATACTACGCCAGACCAGACTCTGTAATGAACGGTATCCATGTGTATGAGGTGAGGAGACGGATAGGCCTATTGCTCGCCAAGGAGAACCCGGTCGAAGCCGATGTCGTCATAGGGGTTCCTGAAACCGCTATACCCTTCGCGATGGCTTATTCACAGGCCACAGGCATACCTGTCGAGATGGGCTTCATGAGGACCGGTAGGTCCGTTAGAACGGCTATAAAACCCACCCAGTTCGAGAGGCTCGTAGGCGTCCAGCTTAAGCTTAACCCGATCAGAGCCGCGGTTAAGGGTAAAAGGGTCGTGCTCATAGACGACAGCGTAGTGAGGGGAACGACTTTGAGGAACACCGTGTATCTTCTAAGGAAGAGAGGGGCTAAAGAGGTTCACGTCAGGATCGGAAGCCCCGCCATCGTCGCCAGATGCCCCTACGGCACGGCCGTACCTCCCGAGGACGAGCTTATAGGTAGGGCTTTAAAGCCAGACGAGATAGCCCAGGTCATAGGCGCCGACAGCTTCAGCTACCTCAGCGTAGACGGTTTAACAGAGGCCATAGGCCTTTCCAAGAACAGCCTATGCCTAGGATGCTTCACGGGAGAATATCCGGTCTAA
- a CDS encoding phosphoribosylamine--glycine ligase, whose protein sequence is MKVLVVGDGSREQAIAEALARSVKEPKIYAIMRILNPGIVKVCESTGGGFRRGKPTDPVQVADYAEELNVDFVFVGPEEPLFHGVADEVERRGIGCIGAKKSLAEIEMSKAYMRRLMWKYEVPGRLRFKAFKNVEDAIAYINEYAESLAIKPARQAGGKGVKVIADLQAYLSREKKEVKAKHAVKVVKEHMRGYTDIEDRILLEERVEGPEYTLQCFCDGKTVLPTPLVQDNKHAFEDDLGPETGGMGSIAGKGLTLPFIMMDEYNRSVEIVKKLVDAVQRESGEHYKGVIAGQMMLTDKWGPTIIEMYSRFGQPEGENILPLLETDMVEICEAILSQSLAKVKLKFREKATVIKCLAPRGYPDHRELAKGHPIWVDEEAIRKAGGKLFWGSVDMVDGSYVTGGSRACEIYAEADTIEEAAEIAERCIPYVKLLDGWGLFYRSDIGSRRLLEKRMRLAEMVREIYLYREKKGILGKTIDWIPGRGKIEV, encoded by the coding sequence TTGAAGGTCCTAGTGGTCGGTGACGGTTCGAGGGAGCAAGCTATAGCGGAGGCATTAGCCCGAAGCGTCAAGGAGCCGAAGATATACGCGATTATGCGTATCCTAAACCCGGGCATAGTCAAGGTGTGCGAATCTACGGGAGGCGGGTTCAGAAGAGGGAAACCCACAGACCCGGTTCAGGTGGCGGACTACGCCGAAGAGCTCAACGTAGACTTCGTGTTCGTAGGCCCGGAGGAGCCTCTGTTCCACGGCGTGGCGGACGAGGTCGAGCGACGGGGTATAGGCTGTATAGGGGCTAAGAAGTCGTTGGCGGAGATAGAGATGTCCAAGGCTTACATGAGGCGTCTGATGTGGAAATACGAGGTGCCTGGTAGGCTTAGGTTTAAGGCTTTCAAGAACGTCGAGGATGCTATAGCTTACATAAACGAGTACGCCGAGAGCCTAGCGATCAAGCCTGCGAGACAGGCCGGTGGTAAAGGTGTTAAGGTGATAGCAGACCTCCAGGCGTATTTGTCAAGGGAGAAGAAGGAGGTCAAGGCTAAACACGCGGTCAAGGTCGTTAAAGAGCATATGAGAGGCTACACAGACATCGAAGACCGTATCCTACTCGAGGAGAGGGTGGAGGGGCCAGAGTACACGCTTCAGTGCTTCTGCGACGGTAAAACTGTTCTACCAACCCCGCTTGTTCAAGATAATAAGCACGCGTTCGAAGACGACCTCGGTCCTGAAACCGGTGGAATGGGGTCGATAGCCGGCAAAGGCTTGACTTTACCGTTTATAATGATGGATGAGTACAACCGCTCGGTCGAGATCGTTAAAAAACTGGTGGACGCTGTTCAGAGGGAATCCGGCGAACACTATAAGGGTGTCATAGCCGGCCAGATGATGCTGACGGATAAGTGGGGTCCAACTATAATAGAGATGTACAGCCGCTTCGGGCAACCCGAGGGTGAGAACATCCTACCCTTACTAGAGACGGATATGGTCGAGATATGCGAAGCCATACTCAGCCAGAGCCTAGCCAAGGTTAAGCTCAAGTTTAGGGAGAAGGCCACGGTGATTAAATGTCTAGCCCCTCGGGGCTATCCAGACCATAGAGAGCTGGCTAAGGGACATCCGATATGGGTCGACGAGGAGGCTATCAGGAAGGCAGGCGGTAAGCTTTTCTGGGGCTCGGTGGATATGGTCGACGGCTCTTACGTAACCGGGGGCTCGAGAGCCTGTGAGATATATGCGGAGGCCGACACGATAGAGGAGGCGGCTGAGATAGCTGAGCGGTGTATCCCTTACGTCAAGCTCCTCGACGGCTGGGGCCTATTCTACAGAAGCGACATCGGTAGTAGGAGGCTTCTAGAGAAACGTATGCGGTTAGCCGAGATGGTCAGAGAGATCTATTTGTACAGGGAGAAGAAGGGGATCCTAGGTAAGACGATAGACTGGATCCCCGGTAGAGGCAAGATAGAGGTGTAA
- a CDS encoding serine hydroxymethyltransferase, with protein sequence MSFLRDLGYVEKLDPEVARLIREEFDRQVYGINLIASENYADEAIIEAQASVLINKYAEGYPGRRYYSGCMFYDEIERLAIERAKQLFGAEHANVQPHSGSQANQAVYLAFLKPGDTVLAMDLAHGGHLTHGSPINFSGIFYNFIHYGVDRVSERIDYDQVEKLALEHKPKMIIAGASAYPREIDFKRFREICDKVGAYFMVDMAHIAGLVAAGLHMNPTPYADFVTSTTQKTLRGPRGGFILCRKEYAEAIDRAVFPGTQSGPLMNAIAAKAVAFKRAMTEEFRNYQRLIVEDAKALASAMADRGYRIVSGGTDNHLLLVDLRCLGVSGRRAQRVLEKVRIYVNKNLIPFDEKPPYITSGVRLGTPCVAARGMGKSEMAYIAELIDLALRNRRDKEVLKSVEDRVVELCKRFPIYGGSL encoded by the coding sequence ATGAGCTTCCTAAGAGACCTAGGCTATGTCGAGAAGCTGGATCCAGAAGTTGCGAGGCTAATACGGGAGGAGTTCGATAGACAGGTCTACGGGATAAACCTGATAGCCTCGGAGAACTACGCAGACGAAGCCATAATAGAGGCCCAGGCATCCGTGCTGATCAATAAATACGCTGAGGGATACCCAGGGCGGAGATACTACAGCGGATGCATGTTCTACGACGAGATAGAGCGGTTAGCCATAGAGAGGGCTAAACAGCTTTTCGGAGCTGAACATGCGAACGTTCAGCCGCATTCAGGGTCTCAGGCGAACCAAGCCGTCTACCTAGCGTTTCTTAAGCCCGGCGACACCGTGCTGGCTATGGACCTGGCTCATGGAGGACATCTGACCCACGGTAGCCCGATAAACTTCTCAGGAATATTCTACAACTTTATCCACTACGGTGTCGATAGGGTGAGCGAGCGTATCGACTACGACCAGGTCGAGAAGCTGGCCTTGGAGCATAAGCCTAAGATGATAATCGCAGGTGCAAGCGCATATCCAAGGGAGATAGACTTCAAAAGGTTCAGGGAGATTTGCGACAAGGTCGGGGCCTACTTCATGGTCGACATGGCTCATATAGCCGGTTTAGTGGCCGCAGGCCTACATATGAACCCGACGCCCTATGCCGACTTCGTGACGAGTACCACGCAGAAGACCCTCAGAGGCCCTAGGGGAGGATTCATACTTTGCCGTAAGGAGTACGCAGAGGCCATAGACCGGGCGGTCTTCCCAGGTACTCAAAGCGGACCGCTTATGAACGCTATAGCTGCTAAAGCCGTTGCCTTCAAAAGAGCCATGACCGAGGAGTTTAGGAATTATCAACGTCTCATAGTCGAAGACGCTAAAGCCCTCGCTTCTGCGATGGCTGATAGGGGCTACCGTATAGTAAGTGGGGGGACGGATAACCATCTGCTTCTCGTAGACCTTAGGTGTTTAGGGGTTTCAGGTAGGAGGGCGCAGAGGGTTCTAGAGAAGGTTCGTATCTATGTTAACAAGAATCTGATACCTTTCGACGAGAAGCCTCCATATATCACAAGCGGGGTCAGGCTTGGAACACCATGCGTGGCAGCTAGGGGCATGGGTAAGTCTGAGATGGCCTATATAGCTGAGCTTATAGACCTAGCCCTTAGGAACAGGCGTGATAAAGAGGTCTTAAAGAGCGTCGAAGATAGGGTTGTGGAGCTCTGTAAGAGATTTCCCATATACGGTGGTTCACTTTGA
- a CDS encoding bifunctional 5,10-methylenetetrahydrofolate dehydrogenase/5,10-methenyltetrahydrofolate cyclohydrolase, whose translation MIMDGRTLAKSFAEKFKTEVSRLAESGVKPCLSVVMVGENPASKVFVRNKVRFCNRVGVKVSVLTKPASISESELLELIDLLNEDENVHGILVQLPLPDHIDPFKVMARIDPVKDVDGLTPVNLGRLAYGDEVLAPCGAKAVMRLLERYGVDLEGQDVCIISNSVLVGKPLSVMMTNRFATVSLCHVKTRVLDEYTSRADVLISATGVPHLVKADMVKRGAVVVDVGISRLKGRIVGDVDFENVKELVSMITPVPGGVGPMTVAMVVENLLNALRLQRGG comes from the coding sequence ATGATCATGGACGGTAGGACTTTAGCCAAGTCCTTTGCTGAAAAGTTCAAGACTGAGGTCTCACGTCTAGCCGAAAGCGGTGTGAAACCCTGTTTATCTGTTGTTATGGTGGGGGAGAATCCTGCCTCTAAGGTTTTCGTGAGAAACAAGGTGAGGTTCTGCAACCGCGTAGGAGTCAAAGTCTCTGTCTTAACCAAGCCGGCTTCCATAAGCGAATCCGAGCTTCTCGAACTCATCGACTTGCTTAACGAGGATGAAAACGTTCACGGCATACTCGTCCAGCTTCCTCTTCCCGACCACATAGACCCGTTTAAAGTTATGGCGCGTATAGATCCGGTCAAAGACGTGGACGGCTTAACCCCTGTAAACCTCGGTAGGCTCGCATACGGCGACGAGGTTCTGGCACCTTGTGGGGCTAAGGCCGTTATGAGGCTTCTCGAGAGATATGGTGTAGACCTTGAAGGACAGGACGTATGCATCATAAGCAATAGCGTGCTCGTCGGTAAGCCTTTATCGGTTATGATGACGAATAGGTTCGCCACTGTGTCGCTCTGCCACGTCAAGACGAGAGTTCTCGATGAATACACGTCTAGGGCCGACGTCTTGATATCCGCGACAGGCGTCCCCCACTTGGTGAAGGCCGATATGGTTAAGAGGGGCGCCGTAGTGGTGGACGTAGGTATCTCGAGGCTTAAAGGTAGGATAGTCGGTGATGTGGACTTTGAGAACGTCAAGGAGCTGGTCTCGATGATTACCCCGGTTCCAGGTGGCGTCGGTCCTATGACTGTAGCTATGGTCGTCGAAAACCTTCTGAATGCGTTAAGACTTCAAAGAGGAGGGTAG
- a CDS encoding phosphoribosylglycinamide formyltransferase, with protein sequence MFREAPPSVYEIPPVEDRPLRIAVLGSTRGTDLQAVIDAIESGDLDAEVVCVISNRRKAYILERARKHGIEAIYISPKGLSREEYDRLVMKELEKRAPIDLILLIGYMRILSNEFVRRYRWRIMNIHPSLLPAFAGGMDLDVHKAVLDYGVKVTGCTLHFVDEGVDTGPIILQKPVKVDEDDTPETLKSKVQKAEQEIILEAIKLFKQGRLRVEGRRVRILPDKP encoded by the coding sequence ATGTTTCGTGAGGCTCCTCCGAGCGTATACGAGATCCCTCCCGTAGAGGATAGGCCTCTTAGGATAGCCGTGTTGGGCTCGACTAGGGGCACCGACCTACAGGCGGTTATAGACGCCATAGAGTCCGGCGACCTCGACGCCGAAGTTGTCTGTGTTATAAGCAACAGGAGGAAGGCGTATATCCTCGAAAGGGCGCGAAAACACGGTATCGAAGCTATCTACATAAGCCCCAAAGGCCTGTCTAGGGAGGAATACGACCGCCTCGTTATGAAGGAGCTTGAGAAACGCGCACCCATAGACTTGATACTCTTGATAGGGTATATGCGTATCCTGAGCAACGAGTTCGTCAGAAGATATCGGTGGAGGATCATGAATATCCACCCATCTCTTCTCCCGGCATTCGCAGGAGGTATGGACCTTGATGTCCACAAGGCCGTGCTGGACTACGGTGTGAAGGTCACCGGATGCACCTTGCACTTCGTCGACGAAGGTGTCGACACCGGGCCGATAATTCTTCAAAAGCCGGTTAAGGTGGATGAGGACGATACCCCTGAGACGCTTAAATCCAAGGTTCAGAAGGCTGAGCAAGAGATCATACTGGAGGCCATAAAGCTTTTCAAGCAGGGCCGTTTAAGGGTCGAGGGTAGACGGGTTAGAATACTCCCCGATAAGCCTTAG
- a CDS encoding bifunctional folylpolyglutamate synthase/dihydrofolate synthase — protein sequence MSRYKEVTEYVYNLKRLGPKLGLRNIRRLLKLIGDPQKSFKSVLVGGTNGKGSTAAMIASILMAEGFKVGLFTKPHLSSYTERFVVDGKPISEEDVVRIIYELKPYMERMARCKRYRHPSFFEATVALAFKYFSEQEVDIAVVEVGLGGRLDATNVLNPLVSVITNVHLEHTRILGDTVEKIAWEKAHIIKPNGLAVTATSRDEAFKVIERFARRRRARLFRVGRDIRFRVKDASINGEIFDLEGLRDFYEGLRISMLGLHQVVNAATAVGAVESLAYRGIIVSESSIRRGLENAFWPGRLEIVQKSPFVVLDCAKDPAAAATLRREVGRFFDGRRVILVVSISSDKDYRRMMDEFCGFSDLVVACRHKVMNRALNPKLLASEAKLRGVEAFIVDDVKDAVKEALKLASRKDVIVVTGSVFTVGEARELWFDGRYPMGRDFNESV from the coding sequence ATGAGCCGCTACAAAGAAGTCACGGAGTATGTGTACAACCTCAAGAGGCTAGGGCCTAAGCTAGGTTTGAGGAACATCCGTAGGCTCTTGAAGCTCATAGGAGACCCGCAGAAGTCCTTCAAGTCGGTTCTCGTGGGAGGGACGAACGGGAAGGGTTCGACGGCCGCTATGATAGCCTCGATCCTCATGGCTGAAGGCTTTAAGGTCGGCTTGTTCACCAAACCTCACCTGTCAAGCTATACTGAAAGGTTTGTGGTCGACGGTAAGCCCATAAGCGAAGAAGACGTCGTCAGGATAATCTATGAGCTTAAACCCTACATGGAGAGGATGGCGCGTTGTAAACGGTATAGGCATCCGAGCTTTTTCGAGGCCACGGTGGCTTTGGCGTTCAAATACTTCTCAGAGCAGGAGGTGGATATAGCGGTCGTGGAGGTCGGGCTTGGAGGCCGCCTAGACGCTACTAACGTTTTAAACCCGTTGGTCTCGGTGATCACGAACGTGCATCTCGAGCATACTAGGATCTTAGGCGATACAGTCGAGAAGATAGCTTGGGAAAAGGCTCATATAATAAAGCCTAACGGTCTAGCGGTTACGGCTACGAGTAGAGATGAGGCTTTTAAGGTAATCGAGAGGTTTGCACGTAGGAGACGTGCGAGGCTTTTTAGGGTGGGACGTGATATACGCTTCAGGGTTAAAGACGCTAGTATAAACGGTGAGATATTCGACCTGGAAGGTTTGAGAGACTTCTACGAAGGACTTAGGATCTCTATGCTTGGTCTCCACCAAGTCGTCAACGCAGCTACGGCCGTCGGAGCTGTCGAGTCGTTAGCATACAGAGGTATAATAGTCTCCGAATCCTCTATACGACGGGGGCTTGAAAACGCTTTCTGGCCTGGTAGGTTGGAGATAGTTCAGAAGAGCCCGTTTGTCGTGTTGGACTGTGCCAAGGACCCGGCTGCGGCTGCCACGCTTAGACGGGAGGTGGGTAGATTCTTCGACGGTAGACGAGTTATACTCGTCGTGAGCATATCCTCCGACAAAGACTATAGGAGGATGATGGATGAGTTTTGCGGTTTCTCAGACCTCGTAGTCGCTTGTAGGCATAAGGTCATGAATAGAGCCTTGAACCCCAAGCTCCTAGCCTCTGAGGCTAAACTACGCGGAGTGGAAGCCTTTATAGTAGATGACGTTAAAGATGCGGTCAAGGAGGCGTTGAAGCTGGCGTCTCGGAAGGACGTGATCGTGGTTACAGGATCCGTGTTCACAGTCGGAGAGGCTAGGGAGCTCTGGTTTGACGGCAGATATCCTATGGGCCGGGATTTTAACGAATCCGTTTAA
- a CDS encoding phosphoribosylformylglycinamidine synthase subunit PurS → METVWSVCVGYKEEQLDPVSRRVRWEIRDLGVKGVEWVKTVQVFQLKGRLDESDIRFLCEELLHDPIVQEYTYVRGEKAAHLFEKPGVWVVEVRYKPGVFDSLAGSVLEGAKVIGVQGLEEAETYTIYLLSGDLNHEKVELICRRCLANPIIHSYKIYTPPDTST, encoded by the coding sequence TTGGAGACTGTTTGGAGCGTATGCGTAGGGTATAAGGAGGAGCAGCTGGACCCGGTGAGTAGGAGGGTTAGGTGGGAGATCCGGGATCTCGGCGTCAAAGGGGTCGAGTGGGTTAAGACTGTTCAGGTTTTCCAGCTTAAAGGTAGGCTAGACGAGTCTGATATCAGGTTCCTATGCGAGGAGCTTCTTCACGACCCTATAGTCCAAGAATACACCTATGTGAGGGGTGAAAAGGCGGCTCATTTATTCGAGAAGCCCGGTGTATGGGTCGTCGAGGTCAGGTATAAACCAGGGGTCTTCGACAGCCTAGCCGGAAGCGTCCTAGAGGGCGCTAAGGTCATAGGTGTTCAAGGTCTAGAGGAGGCTGAGACGTACACGATATACCTCCTGTCTGGGGATTTAAACCATGAGAAGGTCGAGCTGATCTGTAGAAGATGTCTAGCGAACCCGATAATCCACAGCTATAAAATATATACGCCGCCAGATACTTCTACCTGA